The nucleotide window tatatatatatatatatatatatatattcagtaAACAAGTGACGTGTCAGTCATTGATATAATATCATGATGTCACACCAAAACACCATTCCAATTCTACGTGGGCGTGTTACGATAAATAAGCATTCAAATCAATCATGCATACGGACATTAGTGTTGTGTGTCTACGTGCACACAATGTGTCCAACAGCCAACTCCTACAAATCCAGACATGCTGAATTGTAATGAGTCTTTTGGATTTATACAAAGTAAAATATAACATAGATATCTGTGGTTTGAGCATAAGTTTTCATTGagaataattaatatatatatcaaagcTATTTTGGAAAATTAACCTTGTAAAAATTTCTTTGCAAACAATATTAACACCTGAGTAACTCTGCTCTCCTGTTAACATAAATGAAGGTGATTCTCTTCAAGCTTCCAAATGAAGTATTAAGCATGGGTGGACACAAGTGGTGTCCTTTGGAGAACTCAAATTCAAAAAGGTCCTACGAATCAGATATGAACACATTTTCAGTATTATCCTATCAAATTCAATTCTTTATTCTATATCATGTGAATCATCCATATCCACATGAGACACTGACAGATAGTCTCCGCTTGTTTGTTGTCATCTAAATAATTTCAAACAATTATCCAGCATCATTAACAATTTTGTATGGCTAATGAGGTGTCAATGTGTCATCCAACTCACTAGTCAAATTTGCACAAGGGAAAGAGGGGCAACCAGTTGAGTGCAGATAATCAGCGTTCGTAACAAAAAGAAGTATAGAAGTAACAAGTTAAAGTGacctttgtttttcaaaaaattactGAACTGTCCACCCAGGCAGTGACCACAGCATTATCAGAGCAGCGAGAAACATAAAAAGGCTATTGATTAATTTCATGCAACAGATCCATTTTACCAAAAAAGGCTATTGATTAATTTCAGACAACAGGTCCATTTACCAAAATAAGGATATTGACTAATTTCATGCAAACATGTGTGTTTTACCATACAGAAGCTAACGCATGTCTAGGCGGCAACTATCTTAGATGATGACTAGAGGGAATGGAACCAATATCAAGACCATGGACATTGAATGCATACATGTTGACTATGAAGAGAGAATATCTCACCTCTTTATGCTAGCTTGTTTCCTCCGGAAAACATAATATATGAGCAGAATCAAGAAGCCCAGGACAATCTTTCCATTAGATATTACCACCTGAGCACTTCCAAATTTCAGAGTGATGGTACGGAACCACCAGAAACATGGTTCCAATCTTTTagataaattaaaaactgCTTGGTTCTTAGCAGTGTCTCCCCTTGGAGGGTATTTGTTTTTTGGATATCCGTCTGGCACAGTTATCTGCTGCAAACATGACGAATGACCTTCATTGTCGTCCACCAGCAAAGATGAGAAGGTACCTTGTGAGGAATTAGTGGCCTTAACAGAATGCAGTGAGTGTAATCTTCTCAGAAGTACCTAGGAAAACACATGGAAGAAACTGAAGTGGTATCAATTTCTTTTAACCTAAAAATTCGATAAACTGAATATACCATTTTAAATTAAGTTAAATAACGCAACTTAGCAATATGTCAATAattcaagaaaagaaagaagttaaAGGACAGTGTCATATCACATGGGAAGAAAACTTCTTCAATAAGTGAGTAAGCCATACTTGTACTCAATAAGGAGTGCTACTCACCATGCAAAAATGGCAGAGACATAGTACTCCCATAAATAGAATAATATAAAAAGTGAAAGGTTTTGCATTTATTTGGACGGTTTCCAGttctcaaaataatttaaaaccaCATGACCTTTTCGCTTTAtcgaaaaagaaatatgctaCTCAATTACCGCATATGAGTACCAGGAAAAATGTGTAAGAATACCgaaattaaatttgatgaCAGCGTGGGGTTGGACCACTGAGTGTCTTGCGAAATTCAGTGGCGTAGCACAAAGAATAGGATACGCAACATGATTTCAACTTGTTATAAGGAAAAAGCTCATTTTTCAAGCACTAAGTTCAACCAGAAATGTCTTATGTACTTGTGTGTGTCTAAAGACCCTGTCAGCAGACAGAAAGGCGTTGCCCTTTTAACATTGTAGAGACAGTGTCTTCTGAATCTCAGTCAACCATATCTAGATAACAAAGTTTCTCTAGCATGAGACTGCTATTTGTGGTATAATACCATATAGGAAACCTCACTCAGAAAGAGAATCTAAACCCCACAACAAGCTTTTGTCTCCAATTTCACAAAGAAAGGccttctaaaaataaaacaaaaggcaaagaagGGTGAAATTTTTATAGACATAGAGTGAACTTAACCAATAATACCACTTCAATTAATTCTCGTGGTACAGAATCAAACATATGAAGCGTAGATTATTTACCTGTCTTCTGTCCTCAGGTAATTTAGCATTCTCGACCCAAGAAGATGCAAGGTCAATATCATTCAAAATGGTTCCCAGAAGTTTCAGAACATAGACCTCAACAACTTCTAGATACGTATCAACTCCCAAGAGAAAAGGCCCATCACATTTTTCCGTATAATCTGCATTTTCTTCTGTACCAACAAGAACATATTGTTCATCGACAAAAGTCCACCTGCTAAGGAACTCTTCCAGAAATTCTTGAACACCAAGAGAGTGCCCTTCTGATATATAAAAACATATCCTGAAAAACAAATTCAGacagaaattttgaaaaccacAATTTCCAATGATGCTTTTAGAATCAAACAATATGAAATTGATAAACTTTCAAAAGGCATTTTAAATACTTATCAAACAAAGAATCCGAATAAGGATAACTTGAGCTGGAGATAAGAGTACCCAGTGAGAAGAACTTGAACAGGAATAGTAGgaacaaaagcaaataataGTTTGAGCTCGTGCAGAATTTCTGATGTCCTGCATCAACCCAAATTAAGTCACATTCATTATGAAAAAGGATaactaggagaatttcttaaAGATAAACAATCAATGAGCAGTTGAAATAGatagaattttaaaataacaaagaatCTGCAGTTGGGTAACAGCCGGATGAATGTATTCCAAAGAACACATTACTTTTGAACTACATATAAAGCCCACTAAATCATTAACTTCCCtggaaatttataaaaatctcagCCATAGTAATTTACATCAATTCTGAAGTGATTGCATAATATATAGAAATTACATAAAGGAAAAGACTGAAAAAGAATTTAACATACACAATGAAAGGAGTAAAAATGTGATTTTAGATATTTTCAGCGGTGCAATCAATCAATTCCACAAAGATTGAAGCTACCCATAAAAGAATAGATGGACATACCTTCCAAGTTCTCTTAAGGATTGGACAAGCACCATACCAGCCGATTCCAACATGTCATACAATTCAAAATGGTCTGTGGCTTCAAGGTCTTCACTATGTTTAGAAAGACGCTTCAAAATAGAGGAGGCTGATGACGCTGCCTCCTCATACATTGAGCAAACAAGGTAGCTGAAAATTATCACAATAAACAATTGGAGACAGAATAGGAGATAGTATTGGATTATAAAATGGGTAATGAAATTAAAGCAAAACTGACCTCTCGGAAAGCTCAATTTCTTCCCAGATTGCAGGGTCGGAGCTTTTGGAACTCATCTCCATTTCACAGTCTTTCTCTGACTTGCCTTGTGAACCGGATTCTACCTGTTGAAATTGAATCAAATGGAGCATTGAATATACCAAATATTAACTTTTGCATGACAACACGTTGCTCAATGCGTACCTCGGTTGAAGACGAGCAATTGCTCTGACTCTCACTCGCCTCAGTCTTCATTCTCAATCGCACGGAAACCTAGTCCCTGGACAGAGCTGGAAAATCAGAGATTCTGTGGAGAAATGTGGAAGTTTGAGGAATGCCACTTGAAATTTTAAGCTATGTACATGATTACTGAGTGAATATTAATAAATTCTATAATCAGggcccccaaaaaaaaaaaaaactaatgaaCACCCCTTTGCATATAATCGATTTTCCTGTAATCATAAGTTTCTCAATAGTGTAAAAGAAGCAAATTAATGAATAAAAGCACAGAAGagggaaaaagagaagaagtaCCTGATAGAGCTGGAGAAGGTTGCGAATTCTGTCCTAGTGTTGGAGGTTTCTGCAGACTTTATCGAGGCCGCTATGCATACAAGTTACAACCTTCTATTCTATTATGCATTTCATTCTGATGCTCAAATCGAACTCACAAACAGGAGTGGAGGGAAGGGAACCCAACAttgaatttgaggggaaagaagaaactgaggaagaagaacgTGCAGGGAGAAATGGAAAGGAGATAACTGTTTCGTGAGAAATCTCTTTTTCGGTCAAGaaactgaatttattttaccctccgttaattttaaaaaattatggtgatatttttttttaattttttttttaaagtgacAAATTAAACCCTATAAATTCAGGTGACATCGCTAaaattcctttattttatcttttaaatatttttacttCTATGTAATGATTTCTTACATTGTTACTctcattttattaaattactagcC belongs to Prunus persica cultivar Lovell chromosome G4, Prunus_persica_NCBIv2, whole genome shotgun sequence and includes:
- the LOC18779242 gene encoding protein APEM9 — its product is MKTEASESQSNCSSSTEVESGSQGKSEKDCEMEMSSKSSDPAIWEEIELSESYLVCSMYEEAASSASSILKRLSKHSEDLEATDHFELYDMLESAGMVLVQSLRELGRTSEILHELKLLFAFVPTIPVQVLLTGICFYISEGHSLGVQEFLEEFLSRWTFVDEQYVLVGTEENADYTEKCDGPFLLGVDTYLEVVEVYVLKLLGTILNDIDLASSWVENAKLPEDRRQVLLRRLHSLHSVKATNSSQGTFSSLLVDDNEGHSSCLQQITVPDGYPKNKYPPRGDTAKNQAVFNLSKRLEPCFWWFRTITLKFGSAQVVISNGKIVLGFLILLIYYVFRRKQASIKRIVRRQTLSMKNALVDLWQLAFSYQVNPLAAVQPLAAATRSGQ